CGTACGATTGGGCAGCAACTCACCACGATTGTGTATCACGTGAAGCTGGGGACGAGAAGCGAGGTGGCCAGCGTCACGATCAGCGGCAACCACTACTTCAGCAATGAAGTTCTGGAGCCGCGGCTGGGCGTGCATGTGAAGAGCCTGTTTGAGCGGCATGGCATTTACAGCGAAGCGCTCACCGAGGCCGATGCGCAGACCATCGAAGCGCTGTACCAGATGAACGGGTTCACGGATGTAAACGTGACTCCGCAAACCAGGGTGACCTATCGCGAGGTGCATCACAAAAAGATCGGGCTGCTGCACGTGAACTACAAGGTGGAAGAAGGCAAGCAGCACACCTTTGGGAATATCAGCATCGCCGGAAACCAGAAGATCTCTCTCAAGACCCTGGAGCCGCTGCTGGCGACGCATTCGCATCAGCCGTATAACCCGAACGAAGTGGTGAATGATCGCGATGCTCTGCTGACGTATTACCTGGCCCATGGCTTTGACCATGCGCAGGTGCGGGTGCAGCAGACACCGGATGGGACGCATCCGCATGAGATGGATGTGGCGCTCGATATCAGCGAGGGCAGCCAGACATTTGTGCGGCAGGTGCTGGTGACGGGACTGCACTATACGAAGCGGTCCACGGTGCAGCCGGAGATTCTGGTGAAGGCCGGGCAGCCGCTGGACCAGACGGCGCTGCGGAATACGGAACGGAATCTCTATAACCTGACACTGTTCAATGAAGTGCATACGGCGGTGGAGAATCCGCAGGGCGATGAGCCGGAGAAGAATGTGATGATCCAGTTCAGCGAGGCGAAGCGCTGGAATGTCACTTACGGATTTGGTCTGCAGGCGCAGACGGGAACGCCGAGCACCAGTTGCCCGAGCCCGGCGACGCTGATTCAGCTTGGGCTGAACCCCAACACCTATAACAGCGGCGGATGCAGTCCGAACGGCAAATTTGGCGTGAGTCCGGTGGTGGAGTTTGATGTTTCGCGCATCAATCTGTTCGGCACGGATCAGTCGGTTTCCCTGCAGACGAAGTACGGCACGCTGGAACAGATTTTTGAACTGTCGTATAACCATCCGCATCTGTTTGGCCACTCGGGATGGTCGTATTCGTTTGGCGGCGGCTACAGCAACGCGCAGGATGTGGTGACGTACACGGCGTCGCGGCTGGAGGGCAACTTCAGAGTGACGCAGAATATGGACCGCGCGAATACGATGATTTACCAGTTCACTTACCGGCGCGTGAAGGTGGATGCGAACAGTGTGCAGGTGGCGCCGAATCTGATTCCGCTGCTGTCAGAGCCGGTGCGCGTGGGCGGCCCGGAGTTTACGTGGCTGCATGACACGCGGCGTCCGGAACCGCTGAATGCGCAGCATGGCTGGTACAACAGCGTGCAGGAGTTCATGAGCGACAACGTGTTTGCGTCGCAGGCAAACTTCAACCGGTTTGAGTGGACCAACTCCAGCTACTACACCTTTGGAGCCAAGAAGTACACGATTGCGCGCAACACGGTGTTTGGCTTTGAGCGTGCGTTTGGGCAGGGCCAGTATGAACAGATTCCGCTGCCGGAGCGGCTGTATGCGGGCGGCGCGCAATCGCTGCGCGGGTTTGGGCTGAACCAGGCCGGGCCGCGCGATTCGCTGACCGGATTTCCGATCGGGGGCGCAGGATTGTTTGTGAATCAGACGGAGCTGCGGCTGCCTCCGCCGCATTTGCCCTATGTGGGGACGTCGCTGAGTTTTGTGCTCTTTCATGACATGGGCAACGTCTTTAACAACTCGTCGGACATCTGGCCGAGCTTTTTCAGAGTGCGCCAGCCGGACAGCCAGAATTGCCGCGACGACAGTCTTGCCGATCAGGAGAAGGTGACACGGCACTCGAGCACGAATCCGACAGGCACTTGCAGCTTCAATGATTTTTCGCACGCGGTGGGCGTGGGCGTGCGGTATCACACGCCAATTGGGCCGTTGCGTCTGGACTTCAGCTACAACCTGAATCCTCCGATCTATCCGATCGAGTACACGTACTCGACGTGCACGGGAGCGAATGGAAGCCCGACGAATATCTGCCCCAGCGTGGGACAGGCTCCGCACTTCAATGTGTTCTTCAGCATCGGGCAGGCGTTTTGATGAAGACTCTGGGAGCCGTGTGCCTGTTGGCGATGTTATGGCCTGCGACGATGCGGGCACAGACAGCTGCGCCTGAGCCGGCGAAGCAGGCAACGCAGGCAGCAGCCGATCAAGGAAGCAACGCCGCTGCGAGTGGGAGCCCTGTGGTGCTGGACCGGGTGATCGCGATTGTGAATGGCCAGGTGCTGTTGCAGAGTGATGTGGATGAGGAGCGGCGCTTGTCCGCGCTGGAGCCGTTGCGGAATTCCGCAGGACCAGAAAGTATTGACCAGGCCGCGCGGCATCTGATTTTGCGCACGCTGGTACTGGAACAGATGAAGGAGCAGGACCAGCCGACCACCGTGTCACAGAAGTGGACGCAGCGAGGCCTGACGGAATTACGCGGCACGATGACGAGGTGTGCTCCTTATAGCTGCACAAGCCAGGAGGGCTGGGCTCTTTTTTTGAAGAAGCACGGCCTCACCGAGGGCGAGGCGGAGGCGCGCTGGAGCCAGCGGATGGCGATTGAGCGCTTCATCGATCTGCGCTTTCGCGCGGGCATTCACATTACCCGGGAACAGATTGATACGTATTACGAGAAGACGCTGACGCCGGCGATGGCAAAGCGGGGGCAGCATCCTCCGCCGCTCGACGAGGTGAAGGGGCGCATTCACCAACTGCTGCTGGAGCAGCATGTAAATTCGATGATTGGTGACTGGCTGAAGAGCCTGAAGGCCGAAGGCAGCGTGCAGATTCTTGTGCCGGCTTATGGCCAGAGCACACCCGAAGCGGGAGACAGCCAGGAATGAGCACGACGCCTCCCGTACCGGAATCCTCGATGTCGCCGCGCAGGCACCCGCTGAAACTGCGCGGATGGCGGCTGGCCGCTGCCATTGGAGCGGGAGTGGTGCTGCTGCTGCTCATCGCGGTGAGCGCGGTGCTGTGGTATGCGACGACTCCGCAATTTGAGCAGCGCGTGCGGACGGTGGTGATTTCGCAATTGGAGCGCACGACCGGCGGCCGCGTGGAGCTGGGCGCTTTTCACTGGCAACTGGCGAAGATGGGATTTGTGGCCGAGAATTTGACGATTCACGGCAAAGAGGGACCGGGGCAACTGCCGTTTTTGCATGTCGATGAACTGGTGGTGCATCTGAAGGTGATCGATCTGCTGGGAGCCAAGATCGGGCTGAGCTACCTGGGTGCGCAGCGGCCGGTTTTTCACCTGATTGTGTATCCGGATGGAAGCACGAATGCGCCATCGCCCAAGGTGAAGCAGAAGAGCAAGACTTCGGCTGTGGATGAGGTCTTCAGCCTGGCGATTGACCAGACGCAATTGAACGATGGCCTGCTGCTGATCAATGAGAAGAAGATTCCCTTCAGCCTGGACGCGCGGCATGTAGGCGCGGATGTGTTGTTTGACCGGAGGCGGCATGACTATGCCGGCAAGATCAAGGCCAGCGACATTGTGCTGCAGCGGGGCACGGCGAACCCTGTGCATTCAAAGCTGATGCTCGAAGTGAATGCATGGCGGAAGCATATTCAGATCAAGAATCTGGTCTTTACAAGCGGCGACTCTCACCTGCAGATCACCGGCACGGTTACGAATTATGCGCACCCGCATCTGGCGGTGACGGCCGATGGGCAGATTGATCTGCGGGTGCTGGAACCGCTGACCGGCACGCGAGGCATTCGGA
The DNA window shown above is from Acidobacterium capsulatum ATCC 51196 and carries:
- a CDS encoding POTRA domain-containing protein; its protein translation is MRTRLARMTLVVLACALPGVGQTTPPAPAQTAHTQTAQPQPEAAKRPTASPGPPGAAASPAVAKISDAEVQPVPAGTTPKLAHWAGLEVTAIEFKGVNPKRLAPLPSQLPQQAHTKLNPLQVQASLRRLFATGLYKDIVVEGVRHGNQVTLIFSGEPTTFLGRVTVHGIKNTTLHNRIAYAPGLIPGTPFDDAKLSDAAGDLKQALQQNGFYEGKVFERTTPPDANALTDVDFYIELRKRARVGDVKVDGDSGMSLKSFRHKAKLHTGKKVTRDTVSRALSGVRKHYQKTGHLEAELKLESKKYVPPVNHLNYKFLANQKAVVKIKVDGVSLSDGKIRNLVPVYQEGDVDEDLLNEGSKRIHDYYQRQGYFNVKVTHTRTIGQQLTTIVYHVKLGTRSEVASVTISGNHYFSNEVLEPRLGVHVKSLFERHGIYSEALTEADAQTIEALYQMNGFTDVNVTPQTRVTYREVHHKKIGLLHVNYKVEEGKQHTFGNISIAGNQKISLKTLEPLLATHSHQPYNPNEVVNDRDALLTYYLAHGFDHAQVRVQQTPDGTHPHEMDVALDISEGSQTFVRQVLVTGLHYTKRSTVQPEILVKAGQPLDQTALRNTERNLYNLTLFNEVHTAVENPQGDEPEKNVMIQFSEAKRWNVTYGFGLQAQTGTPSTSCPSPATLIQLGLNPNTYNSGGCSPNGKFGVSPVVEFDVSRINLFGTDQSVSLQTKYGTLEQIFELSYNHPHLFGHSGWSYSFGGGYSNAQDVVTYTASRLEGNFRVTQNMDRANTMIYQFTYRRVKVDANSVQVAPNLIPLLSEPVRVGGPEFTWLHDTRRPEPLNAQHGWYNSVQEFMSDNVFASQANFNRFEWTNSSYYTFGAKKYTIARNTVFGFERAFGQGQYEQIPLPERLYAGGAQSLRGFGLNQAGPRDSLTGFPIGGAGLFVNQTELRLPPPHLPYVGTSLSFVLFHDMGNVFNNSSDIWPSFFRVRQPDSQNCRDDSLADQEKVTRHSSTNPTGTCSFNDFSHAVGVGVRYHTPIGPLRLDFSYNLNPPIYPIEYTYSTCTGANGSPTNICPSVGQAPHFNVFFSIGQAF